The nucleotide sequence GCAGATCCTCTTTGAGGGTGGTAATCCAGATTGCACTGCTCCACTGGCTGGAAGCCTGCTAGACTTGGCTCTTGTTGCATCCGGAGCACTAGCTTTTGACTTAAAGGAGGGAGTCCACTGAAGCTGCCTATACACACTTTCCTTTTCTTAAAATTCACTTTTGGACCAAAGTCCTGCAAAATAAGAAACATTAGGTTACTGGCACTACTACTacaacaactactactactactactactactactactactactactactaataataataataataataataataataataataaagtaaatatattgACATTGTGAATAATGTATGCTAGATTCAGaaattcaaatgttgtttttcattagaACATATGTAACCTGTTTTCTTCGGCCAGACTGGGACTGATTCCACACATCCTGGTCCATTGTGCTTATCagttccttctcctcctcttcagatATAAAGTTGTCCCACAGGAGGACACCAGGAAAGAAGAAGGATGCAGCTTTGGCATCTTTGCAAATAGCAAGCCTTGTCTCAGGGTCATAGAGGAAGTGATGCAcaacctttacacacacacacacacacacacacacacacacgatgaaTCCTACAATCACAAGACATACAATGCTTCATATTCTCATTTTGTATGATAATCAACAACTTCATTATATGGAATTAATGTTTTCGCAGAAATCTGTGAAGGCGTGACTTGTCTCTTCCTGCATCAGAAAGTCTAGTAAAAATGAGtctacagaaacaaaaacattcattctAGCAATAGTGGAATTTAATGGATTTAGTACTCTACTGGTACTTGTAGACCTACACTGAGTactttcttgttatttttgtgagGCTTAAAAAACCCACCTGCAACAGTAAATACCCCTTACACATAGTGAGTAAAATAATCATATAAAGTATAACAGCCACAGGGAACATCGGACTGCACTTCTTTCAGTAGATTTTCCGGATTAAACTGCATACTTTTATGTACTCTAAGTCATATTTAAAATCGACGCGGACTTGTCACTGGTTTTCACAACCTGCATCagaataatataaatgttttatataaatatattctgCACCAACGCTTTCTAATAGTCGGCAAAACCAGTTATGTCTCAAATTCAGCGAAACACCCCGATTAAGAGTTTATTTTAGAAAGTATATCTACGCATGGTGGGTAGCTCAAAAGTGACCAGACGCAGAAAAGAATGTCCTGTTGCAGTTCCCGTAGTTAGTGCTGACTAGCGTAACCAATAGATCGGTCACTTTCCTTGCCTTAAATAGTGTGTGAAATATAGTTTCCAATGATAAATATTTACCTTTGGTACACCTGCTTCCAACTGTCCTTTATCCTTATACTTTTCACATATAAGACAGCTCCTAATGCCTTTACAGGCACATGAAGACACCCTGCTCTCAGGAGCCATCATCCTGCATCTTCTTCTGCAGATGGTTTTGTAAACCAGCTAAAACAGAACTATATCGCCACCTAACGTAACCTCTAATCTCTGTTCCAGACTCTCAATTGTGAATCTTTGTTAGTTTATGCTGTTTTCTATGATATTAAACACAACAGGTGTGCATTTTCCTCATTAGACAAAATAAGTCAGGACAGATTTTTCGTTGTAGCATTAAGCAGGCTACTTTTTTAATGCAATAATAACCTAATTTGCTTGACGTTTATTGTGCAGTTAATaattgaaacacaaaaacaatgatcAGGGACTCTGGGGACTTCCAGGGCAGTTGAATGCTTTTCCCAGACGGTGGTCCAGCTAATCAGGGCCCTCAATGGTGGCCGTAGTATTTTGCATTACAGCCCAAAGTCAAGGAAACACTATTGCTAATTATAAGCCCCGCCCACCGGAAATACGCCGTAGTGTTTCCGCGGGAAAACGGAGCTTTTGCAAAAATATTGAGTTTACTGATGTTTCTAGATTGTTGGTAAGTAACTTTCTCTACGAGTACCGACTAAATTTGATTATTGATCATGAAAGTTAGGCAGTTCTGACATGCAAGGAAACTCAAAAACAATGGGTTTATTATCCACAATGTGAACGCACATGTCTGGAGACTTAAATGCAGTCGGTGCTTTTAGCGTGGCTAACGTTAGCAAACTCTGTTGATTAGTAACACTGCTTAGTTAACTCAAATACAAACGCTTGAAGTTcacaatgcacatttaaaaagctgttgttggagctgtaaaaagaaacattgatTTTGTCTGAAGTGTCAAACTTCAGAAACTTCAAAAAGTCTTGTCTGACCATGGCATGGAATGACTTCTTGCtcctcatttttttaaattttaatttttgtcctttcggcctttcccgtgagttcagggtcgccaccgCAGATCAttctccgcatgttgatttggcacagtttttacgccggatgtccaTCCTGAGGCAACCCTTCCCaaattctaccgggcttggaccggcactgcacagctggggatgggaatgagctgttaggggttcattgtcttgcccagagacacttcgacatatagccggtaccggggattgaaccactgaccgtGCAGTCCGTGGACGACTTGCCTTACCAATTTAGCTACTTATTGCTCCATAtcgtaaacttttttttactgccaGGAAGCCTTATTTTAGCAATATAGAACGCAGACAGATAACAAATCTTCTTTGTTAAGTTAAAGATTAAACAAGGAAAATGCTTTACAGAAGATCCCAAGTAAAACAACACTTCTGCCCACATTACTAGTCTTGAGCAGTTTCATTGTCACTGTGTCTTTAAAACTGCCCCCAGCAATAGTTTTTACAAAAGATGCCTCCAGCCACGTCATAAGGACATGACACCATCTGTTGTGATTGAAtttgaatgtgtaaaaaaaaaaaaaaaaaaaaaaacgcaaacGAGCTAAGGAGTATAAAAACCTCTCCATTTGGTAGGTCTGAAAATGAAACCGTGACCAAACCCACTGAGGAGAAAGAGACCATTGTATTGACAATACTACACCATTATCCACTATTGTTTAgttaataatatacatttagtATAATtagctgtgtgtctctgtaaaATCTGTGACTGATTGATGAGTAATCAAGGATGtacccccctttttttttttacactg is from Channa argus isolate prfri chromosome 22, Channa argus male v1.0, whole genome shotgun sequence and encodes:
- the alkbh4 gene encoding alpha-ketoglutarate-dependent dioxygenase alkB homolog 4 yields the protein MMAPESRVSSCACKGIRSCLICEKYKDKGQLEAGVPKVVHHFLYDPETRLAICKDAKAASFFFPGVLLWDNFISEEEEKELISTMDQDVWNQSQSGRRKQDFGPKVNFKKRKVCIGSFSGLPPLSQKLVLRMQQEPSLAGFQPVEQCNLDYHPQRGSAIDPHLDDSWLWGERLVTINMLSNTTLTMSLENGLSELGLAEEVQVAVHLPRRALVMLDGEARHRWKHAIHREDVHERRVCSTYRELSAEFLSGGQQAQLGAQLLNIALSFQGTPI